In Nostoc sp. GT001, a genomic segment contains:
- a CDS encoding glycosyltransferase, giving the protein MPLKYALVHEWLTPKAIGGSELVVREILNHIDADLYALIDFESSNRESYLYKRQIGKTFLQNFPYARNGIQKYLPLXPLAIEQLDLRHYDVILSSSHAVAKGILTTPEQTHICYCHSPMRYAWDLTFDYLRHSKLGNGLPGWVTRYLLHRLREWDVLSANRVDYFIANSQHTARRIWRCYRREATVIYPPVNIAEFPFLSEKEDFYLTVSRLVSYKQISLIVKAFNQLKRPLVVIGTGDEMNKIREMANSNIQILGWQPDNVVKKYMSKAKAFVYAACEDFGIALVEAQACGTPVIAYGAGGALETVRDIRSDADTGTGIFFNTQTEAALVEAVEKFEMYEGSFNSEYMRSHAAQFSPQIFADRYLDFVNKCNEKNHFSNDGLD; this is encoded by the coding sequence GTGCCCTTGAAATATGCTCTGGTTCATGAGTGGCTAACCCCCAAAGCCATAGGTGGTTCAGAACTCGTTGTACGAGAAATTTTGAATCACATTGATGCTGATTTGTATGCCCTCATAGATTTTGAATCCAGCAATAGAGAAAGTTATTTATACAAGCGTCAAATTGGCAAGACGTTTCTTCAGAACTTTCCCTATGCCCGCAACGGTATACAAAAATACTTGCCCTTGNNNCCCTTGGCAATTGAACAACTTGATTTGCGGCATTATGATGTAATTCTGTCTTCATCCCATGCTGTTGCCAAAGGAATCCTTACCACTCCCGAACAGACGCATATTTGCTACTGTCACAGCCCTATGCGCTATGCCTGGGACTTGACTTTTGATTATCTGCGCCACAGCAAACTGGGTAATGGTTTACCTGGATGGGTGACGCGATATTTATTACATCGCTTGCGCGAGTGGGATGTATTGAGTGCCAATCGTGTTGATTACTTCATTGCCAACTCGCAGCATACAGCTCGGCGGATTTGGCGTTGCTATCGGCGAGAAGCAACAGTCATTTACCCACCAGTGAATATTGCAGAATTTCCGTTTCTGTCTGAAAAAGAGGACTTTTATCTGACAGTTTCCCGGTTAGTGAGTTACAAGCAAATATCGTTGATTGTCAAGGCTTTTAATCAACTAAAACGACCATTAGTAGTCATTGGTACAGGAGATGAAATGAACAAGATTCGCGAGATGGCAAACTCAAATATCCAAATACTCGGTTGGCAACCCGATAATGTGGTAAAAAAATATATGTCTAAGGCTAAGGCGTTTGTGTATGCAGCTTGTGAAGATTTTGGTATTGCCCTAGTAGAAGCACAAGCTTGCGGCACGCCAGTAATTGCTTATGGTGCAGGGGGTGCTTTAGAAACAGTGCGAGATATCCGCTCTGATGCGGATACAGGGACAGGTATATTTTTCAATACGCAAACCGAGGCGGCTTTGGTGGAGGCAGTAGAAAAGTTTGAAATGTATGAGGGTTCGTTCAATTCCGAGTATATGCGATCGCACGCCGCGCAGTTTTCACCGCAAATCTTTGCAGATCGTTATCTAGATTTTGTAAACAAGTGCAACGAAAAAAACCATTTTTCCAATGATGGTCTTGATTAA
- a CDS encoding 5-formyltetrahydrofolate cyclo-ligase, protein MDKVNHQLNKVELRRTLLKRRKSMSVGEWREKSDRICSHLQNSTLFTQAKTILAYFSFRQEPDLSPLFANTKYRWGFPRCVDKSLCWHIWTPNDSVQNGAYGIAEPHPDAPILDAGEVDLILVPSVACDYQGYRLGYGGGYYDRLFSLPQWQTKPTIGIVFDFAYLSQIPIEPWDKPLQVICTETGLTRKG, encoded by the coding sequence ATGGACAAAGTTAATCATCAGCTAAATAAAGTAGAACTGCGCCGCACTCTACTTAAAAGACGTAAATCAATGTCCGTTGGAGAATGGAGAGAAAAAAGCGATCGCATTTGCTCTCATTTACAAAACTCTACTTTGTTTACCCAAGCAAAAACAATACTCGCTTATTTCAGCTTTCGCCAAGAACCTGACCTCAGTCCTTTATTTGCCAACACCAAATACCGTTGGGGATTTCCTCGCTGCGTTGATAAATCCTTATGTTGGCATATTTGGACACCGAATGATTCTGTCCAAAACGGTGCTTATGGCATTGCTGAACCACATCCCGACGCTCCCATCTTAGATGCTGGCGAAGTAGATTTGATTCTTGTCCCCAGTGTAGCTTGCGACTATCAAGGATACCGTTTGGGCTATGGTGGGGGATATTACGATCGCTTGTTCAGTCTACCGCAGTGGCAGACAAAGCCGACTATCGGAATTGTCTTTGATTTTGCCTATTTGTCCCAAATACCTATTGAACCTTGGGATAAACCACTACAAGTTATTTGTACGGAAACCGGATTGACTCGAAAAGGTTGA
- a CDS encoding transposase — protein MSDILSLLQCLLPQINATTMRQLNQIILAMLAMSGRVTMLGISRWAGIGGSYRTMLRFFHTVIPWATLFWLFFRKHLFRANEVYLLAGDEVVVSKSGKKTYGLDRFFSSLANKPISGLSFFVLSLVSVEQRHSFPIQIEQVIKKDTQTKSTSTIEKPNKKEKRGRGRPKGSKNKNKKEVILTSELILIQKMIGSLFKLLANSISLTYLVVDGHFGNNNALQMARLVNLQIISKLRHDSALYFPYENPDSSKRSRRKYGDKLDYRNIPDKYLCKSAIEDDIQTDIYQATLIHKEFAQALNVVILVKTNLKTNACSHVIIFSSDLTLSFEKIIDYYKLRFQIEFNFRDAKQFWGLEDFMNLSQTAVTNASNLAFFMVNLSHHLLADFQQLNPGSGIIDLKAYHRGFRYVREMLKMLPEIPEPILLTQIFAKLTSLGRIHPVSTGVEPS, from the coding sequence ATGTCCGATATCTTATCACTGCTACAATGCTTGCTACCGCAGATAAACGCTACGACGATGCGGCAATTGAACCAGATAATCCTGGCTATGTTAGCGATGAGCGGACGAGTCACGATGTTGGGAATTTCCCGTTGGGCAGGCATTGGTGGTAGTTATCGGACGATGTTGCGGTTTTTTCATACAGTAATACCTTGGGCTACATTGTTTTGGCTATTTTTCCGCAAGCATTTGTTCCGTGCGAATGAGGTATATTTGCTTGCAGGAGATGAAGTTGTAGTCAGTAAATCGGGTAAAAAGACTTATGGATTAGATAGATTCTTTTCTAGCCTAGCCAATAAACCGATATCAGGATTATCTTTCTTTGTATTATCATTAGTGAGTGTTGAACAGAGGCACTCGTTTCCGATTCAGATAGAACAGGTAATAAAGAAAGATACTCAAACAAAAAGTACCTCGACAATCGAAAAACCAAACAAAAAAGAAAAGCGTGGGCGTGGACGACCAAAAGGAAGTAAAAACAAAAATAAAAAGGAAGTGATATTAACATCTGAATTAATACTAATTCAGAAAATGATTGGTTCACTATTCAAGTTATTAGCTAACTCTATTTCCCTCACCTACTTGGTAGTAGATGGTCATTTTGGTAACAACAATGCTTTGCAGATGGCACGTCTTGTCAACTTGCAGATAATTTCCAAATTGCGCCATGATTCAGCATTATACTTCCCTTATGAAAATCCTGACTCCAGTAAGCGCTCTCGTCGTAAATACGGTGATAAGCTAGACTATCGTAATATACCTGACAAATACTTATGTAAAAGTGCTATTGAGGATGATATTCAAACTGATATTTATCAAGCCACTCTTATTCACAAAGAATTTGCCCAAGCTCTCAATGTAGTGATTTTGGTCAAAACCAATCTTAAAACTAATGCTTGCAGCCATGTAATTATTTTTTCTAGCGACCTAACTCTGTCATTTGAAAAAATTATCGACTATTACAAACTCCGTTTCCAAATCGAGTTTAATTTTAGGGATGCCAAGCAGTTTTGGGGATTGGAAGATTTTATGAACCTGAGCCAAACTGCCGTGACTAATGCTTCTAATTTAGCATTTTTTATGGTCAATTTATCCCACCATCTTCTCGCTGATTTCCAGCAACTCAATCCCGGTTCTGGCATTATTGACCTTAAGGCTTACCATCGTGGTTTTCGATATGTTCGTGAAATGTTAAAAATGCTTCCCGAAATCCCTGAGCCTATTTTATTAACCCAGATTTTTGCCAAGCTTACTTCTTTAGGACGTATTCATCCCGTTTCCACTGGCGTTGAACCCTCGTAA
- a CDS encoding catalase family protein, with the protein MTNPTSSTTEQETIIDEIIATSLQAQQKNGPDLRQIHSKSHGLLWGEFIIEANLPEDLRVGLFKTPQTYPAWIRLSSGGSPQKRGKFNSDSQPDVRGIAIKVMNVDGQKVLDDEEKTQDFILNNYPIFLTKDVRDYADLSQAGSGQLSPERLEELGYAFAILQKIGSKKIGNPLLIQYWSMAPFKFGDRIVKLSVKSQQPEQAPETLPESENYLRETLVKYLTEEGREASFDFLIQFYLDDDKTPIEDHVQEWQEADSPFIKVATVRIPSQKFDFEERKRLDEGILFSPWHTLLDHEPVGSVNLSRKRLYSELAKYRREQIAQRSREPQPYIAVED; encoded by the coding sequence ATGACTAATCCAACGTCATCTACCACTGAGCAGGAAACAATAATTGACGAGATTATCGCAACGAGCCTCCAAGCTCAACAAAAAAACGGCCCAGACCTCCGTCAAATTCATAGCAAAAGTCATGGACTCCTTTGGGGAGAGTTTATTATTGAAGCCAATCTTCCTGAAGACCTGAGAGTAGGTTTATTCAAAACGCCCCAAACCTATCCTGCGTGGATTCGTTTATCTAGCGGTGGTTCGCCTCAAAAGCGTGGTAAATTCAACTCCGATAGCCAGCCTGATGTTCGCGGTATTGCCATTAAGGTGATGAATGTGGACGGGCAAAAAGTCCTGGATGATGAAGAAAAAACCCAAGATTTTATACTTAACAATTATCCTATTTTCTTGACTAAAGACGTTCGTGATTACGCCGATCTTTCTCAAGCAGGTAGTGGACAACTTTCCCCAGAACGGCTGGAAGAACTTGGTTATGCCTTTGCTATCTTGCAAAAAATTGGTAGCAAAAAGATAGGAAATCCACTTTTGATTCAATATTGGAGCATGGCTCCGTTTAAATTTGGCGATCGCATTGTAAAATTATCTGTAAAATCTCAACAACCGGAACAAGCACCAGAAACACTTCCAGAATCAGAAAATTACCTTCGAGAAACGCTGGTCAAATATTTGACTGAAGAAGGTCGAGAAGCGTCTTTTGACTTTTTAATTCAGTTTTATTTAGACGATGATAAAACGCCGATTGAAGACCACGTTCAGGAATGGCAAGAAGCAGATTCACCATTTATTAAAGTTGCAACTGTCCGCATTCCCAGTCAGAAATTTGACTTTGAAGAACGCAAACGCTTAGATGAGGGTATATTGTTTTCCCCTTGGCATACACTCCTAGACCATGAGCCTGTTGGAAGTGTAAATCTTTCTCGCAAGAGGCTTTACAGCGAACTTGCAAAGTATCGAAGAGAACAAATTGCCCAACGATCGCGGGAACCACAACCTTATATAGCGGTTGAAGATTAA
- a CDS encoding sensor histidine kinase has product MTSVGIISYLSLLQYRENAQRVTHTREVLEKTKEVMSQIKDAETGQRGYLLTGKERYLEPYRTATGQIAQKLQALRQLTADNPNQQRQLDRLEPLISKKLVLIEQTINARSKNLESALQIIQTDRGQQIMEDIRMLTRDMENEEKELLKQRSMEANASAHQTTLLTIFGSIIASAIIGLAATITNQELVKRKLMENYLQNARDELEIEISKRTAELRNTNEELQTEINERKKAESEILRLNVQLEQRVAERTAQLEATNKEMEAFSYSVSHDLRAPLRSIDGFSQALLEDYADKLDALGQNYLQRVRAATQRMAQLIDDLLNLSRLTRSEMRYEKVDLSALVEAIATELHKTQPERQVEFVIAPGLVANGDAHLLRIVLENLLGNAWKFTGKHQKARIEFGLLLQDNTDVYFVRDDGTGFDMAYVEKLFGAFQRLHAMTEFEGTGIGLATVQRIIHRHGGRVWAESAVEQGATFYFTL; this is encoded by the coding sequence ATGACTAGTGTTGGTATAATCTCATATCTTAGTTTGCTTCAGTATAGAGAAAACGCTCAAAGGGTAACACATACACGCGAAGTGCTTGAAAAAACAAAAGAAGTAATGTCACAGATCAAAGATGCAGAGACTGGACAACGAGGCTATCTTCTCACGGGCAAAGAACGGTATCTGGAACCGTATCGCACTGCAACTGGACAGATTGCTCAGAAACTTCAGGCTCTGCGCCAATTGACTGCGGATAATCCGAATCAACAGCGGCAGCTCGATCGCCTTGAACCCCTGATAAGCAAAAAACTGGTTTTGATTGAACAGACGATTAACGCTAGGAGCAAAAATTTAGAGTCAGCGCTGCAAATAATTCAGACAGATCGGGGTCAGCAGATTATGGAAGACATCCGAATGCTGACCAGAGATATGGAAAATGAAGAGAAAGAGTTGTTGAAACAGCGGTCAATGGAGGCGAACGCCAGCGCTCATCAAACAACTTTGCTAACTATTTTTGGCAGCATTATCGCTTCTGCGATCATCGGTTTAGCAGCCACGATTACCAATCAGGAACTCGTCAAACGCAAACTGATGGAAAATTATTTGCAAAATGCTCGTGATGAATTAGAAATAGAGATTAGCAAACGGACTGCTGAACTAAGAAACACTAACGAAGAATTACAAACTGAAATTAATGAGCGCAAAAAGGCGGAGTCAGAGATTCTGCGTCTGAACGTCCAGCTTGAGCAGCGAGTTGCAGAACGCACAGCACAACTCGAAGCCACTAACAAAGAGATGGAAGCATTTAGTTATTCTGTGTCTCACGACCTGCGCGCCCCCTTGCGGAGCATCGACGGCTTTAGCCAAGCACTTCTAGAAGATTATGCTGACAAGCTGGACGCATTAGGTCAAAACTACCTCCAGCGAGTGCGTGCAGCCACCCAGAGAATGGCACAACTCATTGATGATTTACTAAATCTGTCACGATTGACGCGTAGTGAGATGCGTTACGAAAAGGTCGATCTCAGCGCACTGGTGGAGGCGATCGCTACAGAGTTGCACAAAACCCAACCAGAACGCCAAGTAGAGTTTGTCATTGCGCCGGGATTGGTTGCTAATGGTGATGCTCATCTGTTGCGGATCGTGCTAGAAAACCTGCTAGGTAATGCCTGGAAGTTTACAGGAAAACATCAAAAAGCACGGATAGAATTTGGGCTTTTGCTGCAAGATAACACCGATGTATATTTTGTCCGTGATGATGGCACAGGCTTCGATATGGCCTATGTCGAGAAACTCTTCGGTGCTTTTCAGCGCCTACACGCCATGACTGAGTTTGAAGGTACTGGTATCGGACTAGCTACTGTGCAGCGCATTATTCACCGTCATGGCGGCCGTGTCTGGGCTGAAAGCGCAGTGGAGCAAGGCGCAACATTTTACTTCACCCTTTAA
- a CDS encoding sugar transferase — MTAQSSLLSGKRGVRQDTRASTRFLKRGQKTKTPKVKPKGLSFQGLNGELAKRLFDIVFSLSVLILFFPVYLILTLLIAFSSEGPIFYVQERVGKNYKAFSCIKFRTMVSNADEILMQMMETSPELRQEFESSFKLKQDPRITKIGRFLRITSLDEFPQFWNVLKGDMSVVGPRPLVAEELPKYGCHIDEILTIRPGITGLWQVSGRNDIPYPRRVQIDLHYVKFRNFWLDLWIILKTVDVVILPKNNGAY, encoded by the coding sequence ATGACTGCCCAGAGCTCACTCCTCTCCGGCAAGCGAGGCGTAAGGCAAGACACTAGAGCGTCTACGCGTTTCTTAAAACGCGGTCAAAAAACAAAGACGCCAAAAGTTAAGCCCAAAGGTTTATCTTTTCAGGGTTTAAACGGAGAGTTAGCCAAACGACTGTTCGATATAGTGTTTTCGCTGTCGGTATTAATTTTGTTCTTCCCCGTCTACTTAATTTTGACCTTGCTGATTGCCTTTAGCTCAGAAGGACCAATTTTTTATGTCCAGGAACGGGTAGGGAAAAATTACAAAGCGTTTAGTTGTATTAAATTCCGAACAATGGTAAGCAATGCGGACGAAATCCTCATGCAAATGATGGAAACATCACCCGAATTGCGGCAAGAATTTGAGAGCAGTTTTAAGCTGAAACAAGACCCCCGGATTACCAAAATTGGTCGATTTTTGCGAATTACTAGCTTAGACGAATTTCCCCAGTTCTGGAACGTTTTAAAAGGGGACATGAGTGTAGTCGGTCCCCGACCCCTAGTAGCAGAAGAACTGCCAAAATACGGTTGTCACATTGACGAGATTTTAACAATCCGTCCAGGAATTACTGGTTTGTGGCAGGTATCTGGGCGTAATGACATTCCCTATCCTCGGAGAGTGCAAATAGACCTGCATTATGTCAAATTTAGAAATTTCTGGCTTGATTTATGGATCATCTTGAAAACTGTTGATGTGGTAATTTTACCCAAAAATAACGGCGCATACTGA
- a CDS encoding response regulator — MILLVEDNPDDEALTLRALKKNNILNEVVVARDGVEALDYLFGKGVYADRDMNIMPNLILLDLKLPKMDGLEVLRQLRADDRTKILPVVILTSSKEEQDLINGYSLGANSYVRKPVDFSQFSEAVRQLGLYWFVLNESPPRI; from the coding sequence ATGATTTTACTTGTAGAAGACAATCCTGATGATGAAGCGCTAACCCTACGCGCACTTAAGAAAAACAATATTTTGAACGAGGTGGTGGTGGCACGCGATGGGGTAGAAGCCCTAGATTATCTCTTTGGTAAAGGTGTCTACGCCGATCGCGACATGAACATTATGCCAAATCTCATCCTTCTAGATTTGAAGTTGCCTAAAATGGATGGTCTGGAAGTTTTGCGACAGCTGCGGGCCGATGACAGGACAAAAATCCTTCCCGTCGTCATTCTCACCTCCTCCAAAGAGGAGCAAGACTTAATCAATGGTTACAGCTTGGGAGCCAACAGCTATGTTCGGAAACCAGTAGACTTTTCCCAATTCAGTGAAGCAGTGCGACAACTAGGATTGTACTGGTTTGTCTTAAACGAATCACCACCAAGGATATAG
- a CDS encoding histidine kinase dimerization/phosphoacceptor domain -containing protein, whose amino-acid sequence MGIPLRVLIVEDSEDDALLLLRELQRGGYEVTFERIDTPTAMKAAIAGQTWDIVICDYSMPTFSAPDALKQVKESGLDLPFIIVSGTIGEDTAVAAMKAGAHDYIIKGNLARLTPAVARELREALVRRERKQAEEQIKASLQEKEVLLKEIHHRVKNNLQIISSLLNLQAEYLKDNQALEVFKDSQNRIESMALIHEKLYQSQDLARINFADYIQDLVTNLFYSYNVNSSNITLKMNVEEVFLAINAAIPCGLIINELISNSLKYAFPQREPGEIGIEFCSTEGNLFTLTISDNGVGFAQDFDFEATESLGLRLVKGLIHQLQGNIDFISDKGVEYKIIFPNKIF is encoded by the coding sequence ATGGGTATACCACTGCGCGTATTAATTGTTGAAGATTCAGAAGACGACGCTTTGTTGCTGCTGCGTGAACTGCAACGTGGTGGCTACGAAGTAACCTTTGAACGGATTGATACACCCACAGCCATGAAAGCTGCGATCGCAGGGCAAACATGGGATATCGTGATCTGTGATTATTCTATGCCCACCTTTAGCGCCCCAGATGCATTGAAGCAGGTTAAGGAAAGTGGACTTGACTTACCATTCATTATCGTCTCAGGAACTATTGGCGAAGATACCGCAGTCGCCGCCATGAAAGCTGGTGCCCATGACTACATTATCAAAGGCAATCTAGCACGACTTACCCCTGCTGTTGCCCGCGAGTTGCGTGAGGCACTAGTGAGGCGAGAACGTAAACAAGCAGAAGAGCAGATTAAAGCATCGCTTCAAGAAAAAGAGGTGCTATTGAAAGAAATTCATCACCGGGTAAAAAATAATTTGCAGATTATTTCTAGTCTGCTTAACCTGCAAGCAGAGTATCTCAAGGACAATCAAGCCCTTGAGGTATTCAAAGATAGCCAGAACCGGATTGAATCAATGGCTCTGATCCACGAGAAACTATATCAATCTCAAGATTTGGCAAGGATTAATTTTGCCGACTATATTCAAGATTTAGTAACTAATTTATTTTATTCATACAACGTTAATTCCAGCAATATTACCTTGAAAATGAACGTTGAGGAGGTTTTTTTAGCCATTAATGCAGCTATTCCTTGTGGTTTGATTATCAATGAACTGATTTCAAATTCCCTAAAATATGCCTTTCCCCAAAGAGAACCAGGAGAAATTGGTATTGAATTTTGCTCTACAGAAGGAAATTTATTTACACTTACTATCAGTGATAATGGTGTCGGTTTTGCCCAAGATTTTGACTTTGAAGCTACAGAATCATTAGGTTTACGATTAGTCAAAGGTCTAATACATCAGCTACAAGGCAATATCGATTTTATCAGCGACAAGGGAGTAGAGTATAAAATTATATTTCCGAATAAAATTTTCTAA
- a CDS encoding NAD-dependent epimerase/dehydratase family protein, whose product MRILIMGGTRFIGVYLTQLLVEKGHEVVLFNRGNRPAPSLEGVGQIIGDRTDATQLKAKLSQENFDVIFDNNGRELTDTQPLAEIFQDRVQHFVYMSSAGVYLKSDQLPHIEGDAVDPKSRHKGKHETEAYLTQLGLPFTSIRPTYIYGPRNYNELEGWFFDRIVRDRPIPIPGNGLHITQLGHVKDLAQAMTKVLGNKQAVGQIYNISGDRFVTFDGLARASAVAAGKSPDAVKIVHYDPKKFDFGKRKAFPMRVQHFFASVNKAQTELNWHPEYDLISGLQDSLENDYLANAKDKADVDFSVDEEILQAL is encoded by the coding sequence ATGCGAATTCTGATTATGGGTGGTACTCGATTCATTGGTGTCTATTTGACTCAACTACTAGTGGAAAAAGGACACGAGGTAGTGCTGTTCAATCGTGGGAATCGGCCAGCACCTTCTTTAGAGGGAGTAGGACAAATTATAGGCGATCGCACAGATGCTACTCAATTAAAAGCAAAGTTATCACAAGAAAACTTTGATGTCATTTTTGACAATAACGGACGCGAACTTACTGATACTCAACCACTAGCAGAAATTTTTCAAGACCGAGTGCAACATTTTGTGTATATGAGTTCTGCGGGGGTTTATCTCAAATCTGACCAACTGCCCCACATAGAAGGTGATGCTGTAGATCCAAAAAGTCGCCATAAGGGTAAACATGAAACTGAAGCTTATTTGACTCAATTGGGATTGCCCTTTACTTCTATTCGTCCTACTTATATTTACGGGCCTCGTAATTATAATGAGTTGGAAGGCTGGTTTTTTGACAGAATTGTACGCGATCGCCCCATTCCTATCCCTGGAAATGGCTTGCATATCACGCAGCTAGGTCATGTAAAAGACTTGGCACAAGCAATGACTAAGGTTTTGGGCAATAAACAAGCCGTAGGGCAGATTTATAATATCTCTGGCGATCGCTTTGTCACTTTTGATGGTTTAGCCCGTGCTAGTGCTGTCGCGGCTGGCAAATCACCCGATGCTGTCAAAATCGTCCACTACGACCCGAAAAAGTTTGATTTCGGCAAACGCAAAGCTTTTCCTATGCGGGTGCAGCATTTCTTTGCTTCGGTGAATAAAGCGCAGACAGAATTAAACTGGCATCCTGAATATGATTTAATTTCTGGTTTACAAGACTCTCTGGAAAATGACTATTTGGCTAATGCAAAAGACAAAGCTGATGTTGATTTTTCTGTAGATGAGGAGATTTTACAAGCGTTGTGA
- a CDS encoding GDP-L-fucose synthase: protein MTALELKNKRILVTGGSGFLGRQVIDQLCKAGADRDKITIPRSRDQDLRIWENSQLAVDQQDIIIHLAAHVGGIGLNREKPAELFYDNLIMGTQLIHAAYQAGVEKFVCVGTICAYPKFTPVPFKEDDLWNGYPEETNAPYGIAKKALLVQLQSYRQQYGFNGIYLLPVNLYGPEDNFDPGSSHVIPALVRKVHEAQINAEKQLAVWGDGSPTREFLYSEDAARGIVMGTQFYNESEPVNLGTGYEISILDLVTLICELMEFKGEIVWQTDKPNGQPRRCLDTERAKQAFNFTAQVSFEQGLKNTIEWYRQHAA, encoded by the coding sequence ATGACCGCCTTAGAACTAAAAAATAAACGCATTCTCGTCACTGGTGGGTCGGGGTTTCTAGGCCGTCAGGTGATAGATCAACTGTGTAAAGCAGGAGCCGATCGCGATAAAATTACAATACCGCGATCGCGCGATCAGGATTTGCGTATCTGGGAAAATAGCCAACTTGCAGTTGACCAGCAAGACATAATCATACATCTAGCAGCTCATGTCGGTGGCATCGGTTTGAACCGCGAAAAACCAGCAGAGTTATTCTACGATAACTTGATCATGGGAACCCAGCTAATTCATGCTGCTTACCAAGCTGGAGTAGAAAAATTTGTTTGTGTTGGCACAATCTGTGCATATCCCAAATTTACTCCAGTGCCATTCAAAGAAGACGATCTTTGGAATGGCTACCCAGAGGAAACCAACGCCCCTTACGGAATTGCCAAAAAAGCACTTTTAGTTCAATTGCAATCTTACCGTCAGCAGTACGGTTTTAATGGTATTTACCTACTGCCAGTAAATTTATATGGCCCAGAAGATAACTTTGACCCTGGAAGTTCTCACGTCATTCCAGCATTAGTTCGCAAAGTTCACGAAGCCCAAATTAATGCAGAAAAGCAACTTGCAGTTTGGGGTGATGGCAGTCCCACCCGTGAGTTTCTGTATTCAGAAGATGCAGCACGGGGGATTGTGATGGGGACTCAATTCTATAACGAATCGGAACCAGTTAACTTGGGAACCGGTTATGAAATCTCCATTCTTGATTTAGTAACTCTAATCTGCGAATTGATGGAGTTTAAGGGGGAAATTGTGTGGCAAACTGATAAGCCTAATGGTCAACCCCGCCGCTGTTTAGATACTGAACGGGCCAAGCAAGCCTTTAATTTCACGGCTCAGGTAAGCTTTGAGCAAGGGCTAAAGAATACCATTGAGTGGTATCGTCAACACGCTGCATAA
- the gmd gene encoding GDP-mannose 4,6-dehydratase: MTQQKRALITGITGQDGSYLSEFLLEQGYEVHGIIRRTSTFNTDRIDHIYEDPHKEGVRLFLHYGDLTDGTTLRRILEEVKPVEIYNLGAQSHVRVSFDSPEYTVDAVGMGTLRLLEAIRDYQHRTGIQVRFYQAGSSEMYGLVQAIPQTETTPFYPRSPYACAKVYAHWQTVNYRESYNLFACNGILFNHESPRRGETFVTRKITRAVASIVADKQKKIYMGNLDAKRDWGYAKDYVKAMWLMLQKDQPDDYVISTGETHSVREFLELAFSYVNLNWQDYVEFDERYLRPSEVELLIGDSTKARQNLGWTPSVTFEELVSLMVEADLQALGHTSPNGKGSQFPDDIATIRQTLGALHF, encoded by the coding sequence ATGACGCAACAGAAGCGAGCGTTGATTACTGGTATTACTGGACAAGATGGTTCATATCTAAGTGAGTTTTTGTTGGAACAAGGTTATGAAGTTCATGGCATCATTCGCCGGACTTCTACCTTCAACACAGACCGTATCGACCACATTTACGAAGACCCCCACAAAGAGGGAGTACGGTTGTTTCTTCACTACGGCGACTTGACAGATGGTACAACCTTACGGCGTATTTTAGAAGAAGTAAAGCCAGTAGAAATTTACAACCTCGGCGCTCAATCCCACGTCAGAGTAAGCTTTGATTCACCAGAATACACAGTAGATGCGGTAGGAATGGGGACATTGCGTCTGTTGGAAGCAATTCGAGACTACCAGCATCGTACCGGAATTCAGGTGCGATTTTACCAAGCGGGTTCTTCAGAAATGTACGGTTTAGTACAAGCAATACCTCAAACTGAGACAACGCCCTTTTATCCCCGCAGTCCCTATGCCTGTGCGAAAGTTTACGCTCACTGGCAAACTGTAAATTATCGTGAATCTTATAATTTATTTGCTTGTAACGGTATACTTTTTAATCACGAGTCACCACGGCGGGGTGAAACCTTTGTAACCCGCAAAATTACTAGAGCCGTGGCTAGTATTGTTGCTGATAAGCAGAAAAAGATTTACATGGGTAATCTAGATGCCAAGCGAGATTGGGGCTATGCGAAAGATTACGTTAAAGCAATGTGGTTGATGTTGCAGAAAGACCAGCCAGACGATTACGTAATTTCTACTGGTGAAACCCACTCGGTACGGGAGTTTTTGGAACTAGCATTTAGTTATGTGAATCTTAATTGGCAAGATTATGTAGAGTTTGATGAGCGTTACCTCCGTCCATCTGAGGTAGAGTTGTTGATTGGCGATTCCACCAAAGCACGGCAGAACTTGGGCTGGACACCATCAGTAACCTTTGAAGAACTAGTTTCCCTAATGGTAGAAGCAGACTTACAAGCATTGGGTCATACTTCACCCAATGGAAAAGGTTCGCAATTTCCAGATGATATTGCGACTATTCGTCAAACACTGGGCGCTTTGCACTTCTGA